One Onthophagus taurus isolate NC chromosome 11, IU_Otau_3.0, whole genome shotgun sequence genomic window carries:
- the LOC111415444 gene encoding uncharacterized protein has translation MKSSIVALIVGVLGLSATTLAVTTAGTSNDQCKWTCDVVKNGTVEWKNGVQIIFNSNVTITVSKIEEVTVIVNKKTNVVLAIDTKNSLFFIGLRNASFGLVIDIKTGRCMIVKIDINLIFGSDFTALREAFNTAFDSSNSNIVIISFRFIRSNEFNVDNIFISGDAETIAKIKTTYGIVFKLVFSAGKAIGKNYNVYTIFCYTVFDTTSHQLLTFSNAIGITITRYGVLTHNAALYIVVNINVEINLESFTTLVSNSEKSVDECISNAKNTQSVGKTFKIGNLSVNLNILYVQSYLAFSFQLGRLNINFQYTGTILTFVNDDANMIFAISYKYTFIYSLEFGGGFLFTNNQAYFVSESYILTKVTGTKTVDSTVITSFIRDHTSTITLKVIALSELQVALESESNFKTFCNKYNISNASDAYKIFGNYRNVITKTVFVYSVNVVVAFRVSFSLTFNYEVNLSVYNNVIVTGIATTCDTVSKSLVPIKSETLFVSLKLAIGSSN, from the exons ATGAAGTCCTCTATTGTTGCTTTAATTGTCGGCGTCCTCGGTTTATCGGCAACAACACTTGCCGTTACAACAGCAG gtACATCGAACGATCAATGTAAATGGACATGCGACGTTGTTAAAAATg GAACCGTAGAGTGGAAGAATGGGGTGCAAATAATATTCAACTCAAATGTGACAATTACTGTTTCGAAAATAGAAGAAGTCACAGTTATCGTTAATAAGAAAACCAATGTGGTTTTGGCAATTGACACGAAGAACTCGTTGTTCTTCATCGGTCTTCGTAATGCTtcatttggtttagttatcgATATAAAAACCGGGCGCTGCATGATTGTGAAGATTGATATAAACCTTATATTTGGTAGCGACTTCACCGCGTTAAGAGAAGCTTTCAATACAGCCTTTGACTCTAGCAACTCaaatattgttataataaGCTTTCGCTTTATTAGGAGCAATGAGTTTAATGTTGACAACATCTTTATATCCGGTGATGCAGAAACTATTGCAAAGATCAAAACAACCTACGGAATTGTGTTTAAATTGGTCTTCTCCGCAGGCAAAGCCATCGGGAAAAACTACAATGTATATACTATCTTTTGTTATACAGTATTTGATACCACAAGtcatcaattattaacattCAGTAACGCAATTGGTATAACTATCACGCGTTATGGAGTGTTAACTCATAACGCCGCTTTATATATTGTTGTGAACATAAACGTAGAAATAAATCTCGAATCATTCACGACACTGGTTAGTAATTCGGAAAAATCAGTAGATGAATGTATCAGTAATGCAAAGAATACACAGTCAGTTGgcaaaaccttcaaaattggCAATTTATCAGTCAATCTAAATATTCTTTACGTTCAAAGTTACCTTGCATTTAGTTTCCAGCTCGGCAgacttaatattaatttccaATATACCGGCACGATATTAACGTTTGTTAATGATGATGCCAACatgatttttgcaatttcctATAAGTATACGTTTATATATTCTCTTGAATTCGGTGGTGGTTTTCTGTTTACAAATAACCAAGCATACTTCGTTTCAGAGAGTTATATATTAACTAAAGTGACTGGCACAAAAACAGTCGATTCAACAGTCATAACTAGTTTTATACGCGATCATACTAGTACTATAACTCTTAAAGTGATTGCACTAAGTGAATTACAAGTAGCACTGGAGtctgaaagtaattttaaaactttctgtaataaatataacatttccAATGCAAGCGATGCCTACAAGATCTTTGGAAATTACAGAAATGTTATAACAAAGACTGTGTTTGTATATTCGGTGAATGTGGTAGTTGCCTTCAGAGTTTCCTTCTCCCTCACATTCAATTACGAAGTCAACTTGTCAGTATATAATAACGTTATAGTTACAGGTATTGCTACCACATGTGACACCGTTAGCAAAAGTCTTGTGCCAATAAAATCAGAGACTCTGTTTGTCTCTCTCAAATTAGCAATTGGTTCTTCCAACtag